The Camelina sativa cultivar DH55 chromosome 14, Cs, whole genome shotgun sequence genome includes a window with the following:
- the LOC104741417 gene encoding protein NEOXANTHIN-DEFICIENT 1 isoform X1: MDVDKTRISSGYAKPPWIFKGSALYQIHLVKAATARAFIPKEFRLVEAFGYTLGGFFLASYDDSPAGVFDELVVIAGIVWNPPTSCAWAARVLVNSDEACHHGRKVGSRTPKPSCKIFKSTVLSKSDFCVCEQKITAVPKRKRDRAFGFLDTFGLGTTLAHPEDMVEVKVSEVDAAASADICNIQIRSDETKVGNWMGPAIKMALPSFSGNTKYNSNLLKYSCHLHCRVRPVRPAVVSGASEDETKFLSECNQTSQESLENERRLSIAVMLSKPIIALQFKCLTMQVEAPVVIYPSK, from the exons ATGGACGTTGATAAAACGAGGATTTCATCTGGCTATGCCAAGCCTCCTTGGATTTTCAAAGGAAG TGCGTTGTACCAGATTCATCTTGTGAAGGCTGCAACAGCTCGAGCATTCATCCCCAAAGAGTTTCGACTAGTTGAAGCTTTTGG ATACACTCTTGGTGGGTTTTTCCTTGCTAGCTACGATGATAGTCCCGCTGGTGTCTTTGACGAG CTTGTTGTAATTGCAGGGATTGTATGGAACCCTCCTACATCATGCGC ATGGGCTGCGAGGGTGCTTGTGAACAGCGATGAGGCTTGTCATCATGGACGCAAGGTAG GAAGTAGGACTCCCAAGCCAAGTTGCAAGATTTTCAAAA GTACTGTGTTGAGTAAAAGTGATTTCTGTGTTTGTGAACAGAAAATCACTGCAGTTCCAAAGCGAAAAAGGGACAGGGCTTTTGGTTTCTTGGACACATTTGGGTTGGGAACTACTCTGGCTCATCCTGAGGATATGGTGGAGGTTAAAGTTAGTGAAGTTGATGCTGCTGCTTCTGCAGATATCTGCAACATCCAAATTAGATCAGACG AGACCAAAGTCGGAAACTGGATGGGACCTGCAATCAAAATGGCTCTCCCGAGTTTTAG TGGCAATACAAAGTACAACTCAAACCTGCTCAAATACTCATGCCATCTCCACTGCAG GGTGAGGCCGGTGAGACCTGCGGTTGTATCAGGAGCTTCGGAAGATGAGACAAAATTTTTGTCAGAATGTAATCAGACATCACAAGAGTCGCTTGAAAATGAAAGGCGGTTAAGCATTGCTGTGATGCTATCGAAACCAATCATAGCTCTTCAATTCAAATGCTTAACAATGCAAGTAGAAGCTCCTGTTGTAATTTACCCTTCAAAGTAA
- the LOC104741415 gene encoding uncharacterized protein LOC104741415, whose amino-acid sequence MFNKLSSMAYGSFGVSSKALVFCRPCYDSIRDLSFSLRTSTIGHCGCVGAIAAPRNVVKPRKEESRDFSGARKSNKDKSMPWKKMDANEFGIQRSMIPDSTRMVLNKLKKKGFQVYLVGGCVRDLILDRIPKDFDVITTAELKXVRKVFPSCQIVGRRFPICHVYVDDIIIEVSSFSTSARTGKAPNKNLRKPAGCNERDYIRWKNCLQRDFTVNGLMFDPSENVVYDYIGGVEDLRNSKVRTVSAAKLSFVEDTARILRAIRIAARLGFSLTKDVAISVKELSSSLLRLDPSRIRMEINYMLAYGSAEASLRLLWRFGLMEILLPIQASYLVSQGFRRRDGRSNMLLSLFRNLDRLVAPDRPCHEFLWIGILAFHKALVDKPRDPTVVACFCLAIYSELSLAEAIKIARSNSKPHNSNFQELSGHEKDIVDSNSKLAQQVLNLAESIRSVARKLNDRDYIANAMSQYPQAPDSDMVFMSRPVLERVEKMFGNVRRKGSQERDGVPSLERRIDYKSLALGDFHETRRVFARIVFDTVYPPT is encoded by the exons ATGTTCAATAAGCTTTCTTCAATGGCGTATGGTTCTTTCGGCGTCTCATCAAAAGCTTTAGTCTTCTGCCGTCCTTGCTATGACTCCATTAgagatctctctttctccctccgAACGTCTACA ATTGGGCATTGCGGATGTGTTGGAGCTATCGCAGCACCTAGAAATGTAGTGAAACCACGCAAGGAAGAGAGCCGTG ATTTTAGTGGAGCAAGGAAGAGTAATAAGGATAAATCTATGCCGTGGAAGAAGATGGATGCTAATGAATTTGGTATTCAGAGGTCAATGATCCCAGATTCTACACGGATGGTTCTCAATAAACTCAAAAAGAAAG GATTTCAAGTTTACCTAGTTGGAGGTTGTGTTCGGGATCTTATTCTAGATAGAATCCCCAAGGATTTTGATGTTATCACTACAGCCGAACTAAAGN AGGTACGGAAAGTATTTCCCAGCTGTCAAATTGTTGGAAGACGATTTCCCATTTGTcatgtttatgttgatgacattatcATTGAG GTTTCAAGTTTTAGTACTTCAGCAAGGACTGGTAAAGCGCCcaataaaaatttgagaaagcCTGCGGGCTGCAATGAGCGTGATTATATCCGTTGGAAGAATTGCTTACAGCGTGATTTTACAGTCAACGG GTTGATGTTTGATCCATCGGAGAATGTAGTGTATGATTATATAGGAGGAGTTGAAGATTTAAGGAATTCTAAA GTGAGAACAGTATCTGCGGCAAAGCTTTCATTTGTCGAAGATACAG CTCGCATTTTACGTGCAATTAGGATTGCAGCGAGGTTAGGATTCAGCTTGACCAAAGACGTTGCTATTTCTGTGAaggagctttcttcttctttgctgaGACTTGACCCT TCAAGGATTCGGATGGAAATCAATTATATGCTGGCTTATGGGTCTGCAGAAGCTTCTTTACGCTTATTATGGAGATTTGGGCTCATGGAAATTCTTTTACCTATCCAG GCATCTTATCTGGTTTCGCAAGGGTTTCGGAGGCGTGATGGAAGGTCCAACATGCTTCTG TCACTATTTCGCAACCTTGACCGACTTGTAGCACCTGATCGACCATGCCACGAGTTCCTCTG GATTGGGATCTTAGCATTCCACAAAGCATTGGTTGATAAGCCTCGGGATCCCACGGTAGTAGCTTGCTTCTGTCTTGCCATCTACAGTGAACTATCTTTAGCAGAAGCCATCAAAATTGCAAGGAGCAACTCTAAACCGCACAACTCAAACTTCCAAGAACTGTCCGGTCATGAGAAAGACATTGTTGACTCAAACAGTAAACTAGCGCAGCAGGTCTTGAACTTAGCAGAGTCTATAAGATCAGTTGCACGTAAATTGAATGATCGAGATTACATAGCTAACGCAATGAGCCAATACCCGCAAGCACCGGACTCTGATATG GTTTTCATGTCAAGACCTGTGTTGGAGAGAGTGGAGAAAATGTTTGGAAATGTAAGAAGAAAGGGAAGCCAAGAGAGAGATGGTGTCCCAAGTTTAGAGCGTAGGATAGATTACAAGTCTCTTGCTCTTGGAGACTTTCACGAAACACGTCGTGTATttgctaggattgtttttgATACCGTTTACCCTCCAACTTAA
- the LOC104741417 gene encoding protein NEOXANTHIN-DEFICIENT 1 isoform X2 produces the protein MDVDKTRISSGYAKPPWIFKGSALYQIHLVKAATARAFIPKEFRLVEAFGYTLGGFFLASYDDSPAGVFDELVVIAGIVWNPPTSCAWAARVLVNSDEACHHGRKEVGLPSQVARFSKKITAVPKRKRDRAFGFLDTFGLGTTLAHPEDMVEVKVSEVDAAASADICNIQIRSDETKVGNWMGPAIKMALPSFSGNTKYNSNLLKYSCHLHCRVRPVRPAVVSGASEDETKFLSECNQTSQESLENERRLSIAVMLSKPIIALQFKCLTMQVEAPVVIYPSK, from the exons ATGGACGTTGATAAAACGAGGATTTCATCTGGCTATGCCAAGCCTCCTTGGATTTTCAAAGGAAG TGCGTTGTACCAGATTCATCTTGTGAAGGCTGCAACAGCTCGAGCATTCATCCCCAAAGAGTTTCGACTAGTTGAAGCTTTTGG ATACACTCTTGGTGGGTTTTTCCTTGCTAGCTACGATGATAGTCCCGCTGGTGTCTTTGACGAG CTTGTTGTAATTGCAGGGATTGTATGGAACCCTCCTACATCATGCGC ATGGGCTGCGAGGGTGCTTGTGAACAGCGATGAGGCTTGTCATCATGGACGCAAG GAAGTAGGACTCCCAAGCCAAGTTGCAAGATTTTCAAAA AAAATCACTGCAGTTCCAAAGCGAAAAAGGGACAGGGCTTTTGGTTTCTTGGACACATTTGGGTTGGGAACTACTCTGGCTCATCCTGAGGATATGGTGGAGGTTAAAGTTAGTGAAGTTGATGCTGCTGCTTCTGCAGATATCTGCAACATCCAAATTAGATCAGACG AGACCAAAGTCGGAAACTGGATGGGACCTGCAATCAAAATGGCTCTCCCGAGTTTTAG TGGCAATACAAAGTACAACTCAAACCTGCTCAAATACTCATGCCATCTCCACTGCAG GGTGAGGCCGGTGAGACCTGCGGTTGTATCAGGAGCTTCGGAAGATGAGACAAAATTTTTGTCAGAATGTAATCAGACATCACAAGAGTCGCTTGAAAATGAAAGGCGGTTAAGCATTGCTGTGATGCTATCGAAACCAATCATAGCTCTTCAATTCAAATGCTTAACAATGCAAGTAGAAGCTCCTGTTGTAATTTACCCTTCAAAGTAA